The sequence GTGCTGGTGATCGGCGCCATCCTGCTCACCGCCTGGCTGATGCGGCGCTTCTCGCCGGGCCAGTTCGGCAACGCCGCCCAGCTGCGGGTGGTCGGCGGCGTGATGGTCGGCGCCAAAGAGCGCGTGGTGGTGGTCGAACTGCGCGATACCTGGCTGGTGCTGGGCGTGACGCCGAACGAGGTCAGCACCCTGCATACGCTGCCGCGGCCGGACGACCTGCCGCCGGCCGCCAGTGCGCCGCCCTTGCCCTTCGCCGAGAAGCTGGCCGCCGTGCTCAAGGCGCGCCAGGCCGGCAAGGGTGGGGACGCGGCATGAGGGCGCGCGCGCTGCTGGGCGGGCTGGCGCTGCTGGCATTGCCGGTGCTGGCGGCCGATCCGGGCTTGCCGTTGTTGAGCAGCCAGCCGGCCACGGGCGGCGGCCAGAGCTATACGCTGACGCTGCAGACGCTGCTGTTCCTGACCAGCCTGACCTTCCTGCCGGCCATCCTCTTGATGATGACGGCCTTCACCCGCATCGTGATCGTGCTGTCGCTGCTGCGGCAGGCGCTCGGCACCATGCAGGCGCCGCCCAACCAGGTGATCGTCGGCCTGTCGCTGTTCCTCACGCTGTTCGTGATGACGCCGGTGCTCGACCGCGTCTGGGACGACGCCTACCTGCCGTACAGCCAAGACCGCATCGGCTTCAACGAGGCGCTCGAGCGCGGCGCGGTGCCGCTCAAGCAGTTCATGCTCAAGCAGACACGGCAGAAGGACCTGGCGCTGTTCATCGAGCTGTCGCAGAGCGCCAAGCCCAACGGGCCGGAGGACGTCAGCCTCAAGGTGCTGGTACCGGCCTTCGTCACCAGCGAGCTCAAGACCGCGTTCCAGATCGCCTTCCTGGTGTTCATCCCTTTCCTGATCATCGACATGGTGGTCGCCAGCGTGCTGATGGCGATGGGCATGATGATGGTCAGCCCGGTGACCATCTCGCTGCCGTTCAAGATCATCCTGTTCGTGCTGGTCGACGGCTGGACGCTGCTGATCGGCTCGCTGGTCCAGAGCTTCTACACCTGAGGTAGCCCATGTCCCCGGAAATGGTCATCACCGTCATCCAGCGCGCCTTCGAGGTGATCATCCTGGTCGGCGGCCCGATGCTGCTGGCCGGCCTGGTGGTCGGCCTGCTGATCAGCGTGTTCCAGGCCGCCACCCAGATCAACGAGGCGACGCTGTCCTTCATCCCCAAGCTCCTGATCACCTTCCTGGTGGCGGTGCTGGCCGGGCCGTGGATGCTGTCGATCCTGATGGACTACACGGTGCGCCTGTTCGAATCGATTCCCTCGATGATCGGCTAGGGCGTGTTCACCATCAGCGACGCCCAGATCCAGGCCTGGCTGGGCCTGGTGATG is a genomic window of Chitinimonas koreensis containing:
- the fliP gene encoding flagellar type III secretion system pore protein FliP (The bacterial flagellar biogenesis protein FliP forms a type III secretion system (T3SS)-type pore required for flagellar assembly.), yielding MRARALLGGLALLALPVLAADPGLPLLSSQPATGGGQSYTLTLQTLLFLTSLTFLPAILLMMTAFTRIVIVLSLLRQALGTMQAPPNQVIVGLSLFLTLFVMTPVLDRVWDDAYLPYSQDRIGFNEALERGAVPLKQFMLKQTRQKDLALFIELSQSAKPNGPEDVSLKVLVPAFVTSELKTAFQIAFLVFIPFLIIDMVVASVLMAMGMMMVSPVTISLPFKIILFVLVDGWTLLIGSLVQSFYT
- the fliQ gene encoding flagellar biosynthesis protein FliQ; this encodes MSPEMVITVIQRAFEVIILVGGPMLLAGLVVGLLISVFQAATQINEATLSFIPKLLITFLVAVLAGPWMLSILMDYTVRLFESIPSMIG
- the fliO gene encoding flagellar biosynthetic protein FliO, with amino-acid sequence MRFLPLLATAASVAAVSVCGYAAEAVKAVPAASLPAGAPSAFALVQVFFALVLVIGAILLTAWLMRRFSPGQFGNAAQLRVVGGVMVGAKERVVVVELRDTWLVLGVTPNEVSTLHTLPRPDDLPPAASAPPLPFAEKLAAVLKARQAGKGGDAA